The Roseococcus microcysteis genome contains a region encoding:
- a CDS encoding LacI family DNA-binding transcriptional regulator, whose product MDDSNGPRVTIVTLSRRAGVSPSTVSRALRGDPRISKSVRRSIAALAAEEGYLPNAVARGLASGRSGLIGLALGPTENPLYTQLLQLAVQEAATRGLRFLVMHAGEGAVDEDTAGAILGYQLDGCLITSADLSSRAAEICARHRVPVVMVSRVARLHASAVTCDNRAGAREMASLLLEAGHRRFAVVHVGGRSSPGLEREHGFLERLAEAGLTPVAREEAVSSYEAGYAAGQRLVDVRPDAVFAVSDIIALGVMDALRAGGLRVPEDVSVTGFDDIAEAARPAYALTTAAQPLSAMVTRALDLLEARIANPFAPDETITLGARVVRRGSARLG is encoded by the coding sequence ATGGACGACAGCAACGGCCCGCGCGTGACCATCGTGACCCTGTCGCGCCGCGCCGGCGTCTCACCCTCCACCGTCTCGCGCGCGCTGCGGGGTGATCCGCGCATCTCCAAATCCGTGCGCCGCAGCATCGCGGCCCTGGCGGCGGAGGAGGGCTACCTGCCCAATGCCGTGGCGCGGGGCCTGGCCTCCGGGCGCAGCGGCCTGATCGGCCTGGCGCTGGGGCCGACCGAGAACCCGCTCTACACCCAGCTTCTGCAACTGGCCGTGCAGGAGGCCGCGACGCGCGGGTTGCGCTTCCTGGTGATGCATGCGGGTGAGGGCGCGGTGGACGAAGACACGGCGGGCGCCATCCTCGGCTATCAGCTCGATGGCTGCCTCATCACCTCGGCGGACCTGTCCTCGCGCGCGGCGGAAATCTGCGCGCGGCATCGCGTGCCCGTCGTCATGGTCAGCCGCGTGGCGCGGCTGCACGCCAGCGCCGTCACCTGCGACAATCGCGCCGGGGCGCGCGAGATGGCGAGCCTTCTGCTGGAGGCCGGGCACCGGCGCTTCGCCGTGGTGCATGTGGGGGGCCGCAGCTCCCCGGGGCTGGAGCGGGAGCACGGCTTCCTGGAACGCCTGGCCGAGGCCGGCCTCACCCCCGTGGCGCGGGAGGAGGCGGTCTCCTCCTACGAGGCGGGCTACGCCGCCGGGCAGCGGCTGGTGGATGTGCGGCCCGACGCGGTCTTCGCCGTCAGCGACATCATCGCGCTGGGCGTGATGGACGCGCTGCGCGCCGGCGGGCTGCGCGTGCCGGAGGATGTCTCCGTCACCGGCTTCGACGACATCGCCGAGGCCGCCCGCCCCGCCTATGCGCTGACCACCGCGGCCCAGCCGCTCTCCGCCATGGTGACGCGCGCGCTGGACCTGCTGGAGGCGCGCATCGCCAACCCCTTCGCCCCCGACGAGACCATCACGCTGGGCGCCCGGGTGGTGCGGCGGGGCTCGGCGCGGCTGGGCTGA
- a CDS encoding LLM class flavin-dependent oxidoreductase translates to MSMKDGRQIAMVGFLQAQNCSIAPGSWRHQANPMDFLTPAYFQRIGRVLEEGKFHLAFFDDRLAMPDIYGHDHREAVENGIRVVKMDPATILVSIAGATKHLGLGATYSTTYYEPFHVARLFATLDLMTEGRAAWNIVTSLNDSEAANFGRAEHLEHDLRYDRADEFVEVVMGHWDSWEEGAIIGDKASGRFADGSKVHALNHQGTYFRSKGPLPVTRSPQGHPVLIQAGQSGRGRRFAGRWGELIFVVYPTIEAGRKQYAELKQAVADAGRDPDKVTVAPACYVCVAETRAAAEAKRDYVLSLSKPMDALVLLSEVTNFDFASKDLDSEFTDEELRKMSWTGFKDRVVALSGKPNPTVRDFVHFSGRGTIREFPIFCGTPTDVADQMEEWFTSRACDGFVLVATQMPGAFEDFARLVVPELQRRGLYHKDYAGSTLRENLGLTRPNAGDWKKTDRGR, encoded by the coding sequence ATGTCCATGAAAGATGGCCGCCAGATCGCCATGGTCGGCTTCCTGCAGGCGCAGAACTGCTCCATCGCGCCCGGCTCCTGGCGGCACCAGGCCAACCCCATGGACTTCCTGACGCCGGCCTATTTCCAGCGCATCGGCCGCGTGCTGGAGGAGGGGAAGTTCCACCTGGCCTTCTTCGACGATCGCCTGGCCATGCCCGACATCTATGGCCACGACCACCGCGAGGCGGTGGAGAACGGCATCCGCGTGGTGAAGATGGACCCTGCCACCATCCTGGTCTCCATCGCCGGGGCCACGAAGCATCTGGGCCTGGGCGCCACCTACTCCACCACCTATTACGAGCCCTTCCATGTGGCGCGTCTCTTCGCCACGCTCGACCTGATGACGGAGGGCCGGGCGGCCTGGAACATCGTCACCTCGCTGAATGATTCCGAGGCCGCGAATTTCGGCCGGGCCGAGCATCTGGAGCATGACCTCCGCTACGACCGTGCGGATGAATTCGTCGAAGTCGTCATGGGCCATTGGGACAGCTGGGAGGAGGGCGCCATCATCGGCGACAAGGCCAGCGGCCGCTTCGCCGATGGGTCCAAGGTCCATGCGCTGAACCACCAGGGCACCTATTTCCGCTCCAAGGGCCCGCTGCCGGTGACCCGCTCGCCGCAGGGGCATCCGGTGCTGATCCAGGCGGGGCAGAGCGGCCGTGGCCGCCGCTTCGCCGGCCGCTGGGGGGAGCTGATCTTCGTGGTCTACCCGACCATCGAGGCCGGCCGGAAGCAATATGCCGAGCTGAAGCAGGCCGTGGCCGATGCGGGGCGTGATCCGGACAAGGTGACCGTGGCGCCCGCCTGCTATGTCTGCGTGGCTGAGACGCGGGCGGCGGCCGAGGCGAAGCGCGACTATGTGCTGTCGCTGTCGAAGCCCATGGACGCGCTGGTGCTGCTGTCCGAGGTGACGAATTTCGACTTCGCCAGCAAGGACCTCGACTCCGAATTCACGGATGAGGAGCTGCGCAAGATGTCCTGGACCGGCTTCAAGGACCGCGTAGTGGCGCTCAGCGGCAAGCCCAACCCGACCGTGCGCGACTTCGTGCATTTCTCGGGCCGCGGCACCATCCGTGAATTCCCCATCTTCTGCGGCACGCCGACCGACGTGGCCGACCAGATGGAGGAATGGTTCACCAGCCGCGCCTGCGACGGCTTCGTGCTGGTGGCGACGCAGATGCCCGGCGCCTTCGAGGATTTCGCCCGGCTGGTGGTGCCGGAACTCCAGCGGCGTGGCCTTTATCACAAGGACTACGCCGGCAGCACGCTGCGCGAGAACCTTGGCCTGACCCGTCCGAACGCCGGGGATTGGAAGAAGACCGATCGCGGCCGCTGA
- a CDS encoding Bug family tripartite tricarboxylate transporter substrate binding protein gives MTHGITRRAALGAGLALPALATAGAQEAWPARPVRIIVPYAAGGGTDITTRAIAEGLATRFGRNFVVENRPGANGIVGTEAVTRSPPDGYVLGAQTSTHVMAKYLGPLPFDPLNDITPIALTARYPLVLMASARAPFTDVAGLLEAARARPGVVAQASSDAQSSITARLFAARAGVDIIEVPYRGSGAYIADLTAGHLPVAWGSPATAAPLVAAGNIRIIAVSSPERSPFLPEVPTLREAGVQGADFIGWFCWLAPRGLPTEIANRLNTNINELLAEPAMRERWRTLGMETVPLTVPQFAQLLRDDDAKWAQASREGLLRPST, from the coding sequence ATGACACATGGCATCACCCGCCGCGCCGCACTGGGCGCGGGCCTCGCGCTGCCCGCGCTGGCCACGGCCGGCGCGCAGGAGGCATGGCCCGCGCGCCCCGTGCGCATCATCGTGCCCTATGCCGCGGGCGGCGGCACCGACATCACCACGCGCGCCATCGCCGAGGGCCTGGCCACCCGCTTCGGCCGCAACTTCGTGGTGGAGAACCGCCCCGGTGCGAACGGCATCGTGGGCACCGAGGCCGTGACCCGCAGCCCGCCCGATGGCTATGTGCTGGGCGCGCAGACCAGCACGCATGTCATGGCGAAGTATCTGGGCCCGCTGCCCTTCGACCCGCTGAATGACATCACGCCCATCGCGCTCACGGCACGCTACCCGCTGGTGCTGATGGCCTCCGCCCGCGCGCCCTTCACCGATGTGGCGGGGCTGCTGGAAGCCGCCCGCGCGCGGCCGGGCGTGGTGGCGCAGGCCAGTTCGGACGCGCAATCCTCCATCACCGCGCGGCTCTTCGCGGCGCGCGCCGGCGTGGACATCATCGAGGTGCCCTATCGCGGCAGCGGCGCCTATATCGCGGACCTGACGGCGGGCCATTTGCCCGTGGCCTGGGGCAGCCCGGCCACCGCGGCGCCGCTGGTGGCGGCGGGGAATATCCGCATCATCGCCGTGTCCTCGCCCGAGCGTTCGCCCTTCCTGCCCGAGGTGCCCACGCTGCGCGAGGCGGGGGTGCAGGGTGCGGACTTCATCGGCTGGTTCTGCTGGCTGGCGCCGCGCGGTCTTCCTACGGAGATCGCCAACCGCCTCAACACCAACATCAACGAATTGCTGGCCGAGCCCGCCATGCGCGAACGCTGGCGCACGCTGGGCATGGAGACGGTGCCGCTGACCGTGCCGCAATTCGCGCAACTCCTCCGCGACGATGACGCCAAATGGGCGCAGGCCTCGCGCGAGGGCCTGCTGAGGCCATCCACATGA
- a CDS encoding acyclic terpene utilization AtuA family protein, which translates to MNEIRMLSTSGILGYGYAEDSLRRGMAREPHIIGADGGSTDPGPHYLGAGTSFCNRMAVKRDLKLMLQAAVAARIPCIIGTAGGAGGEPHLQDTAALVREIAREEGLSFPMALIHAEPDRATLHRMREGGRTKPLASLPELDAATIDRAERIVAMMGPEPIARALDQGAQVILCGRSSDPAQWVAPALRAGIPPAPAWYAGKMLECGAEPAVPKEPDCLLVTLRDDHLVCEPPNPIRRCTPLSVANFALHENASPIHHLEPGGMLDTEHVRFDPVSDRAVRVSGMTWTPADTYTVKLEGVERAGYRAITLCGTRDPVLIGQIDDYLKGHRQRVEMKTQAIGIPGHAWQMKLRVYGQDGVMGAWEQAATTAPHELGFVVEVLADSQEIADGVLAVARTSLLHADFPGRLCREGNMAFPFSPSDIPLGPLYRFSVFHLCVPDDPYALFPIEHERV; encoded by the coding sequence ATGAACGAAATCCGCATGCTCTCGACCAGCGGGATCCTCGGCTATGGCTATGCCGAGGACTCGCTCCGCCGCGGAATGGCGCGGGAGCCGCACATCATCGGCGCCGATGGCGGCAGCACGGATCCGGGGCCGCATTACCTCGGCGCCGGCACCAGCTTCTGCAACCGGATGGCGGTGAAGCGCGACCTGAAGCTGATGCTGCAAGCGGCCGTCGCCGCGCGCATCCCCTGCATCATCGGCACCGCCGGCGGCGCGGGGGGCGAGCCGCATTTGCAGGACACCGCCGCGCTGGTGCGCGAGATCGCCCGCGAGGAGGGCCTCTCCTTCCCCATGGCGCTGATCCATGCGGAGCCCGACCGCGCGACGCTGCACCGGATGCGCGAGGGCGGGCGCACGAAGCCCCTGGCCAGCCTGCCGGAGCTGGACGCCGCGACCATTGATCGCGCCGAGCGCATCGTCGCCATGATGGGCCCCGAGCCCATCGCCCGCGCGCTCGACCAGGGCGCGCAGGTCATCCTCTGCGGCCGCAGCAGCGACCCCGCGCAATGGGTGGCGCCCGCGCTGCGCGCCGGCATTCCGCCCGCCCCCGCCTGGTATGCCGGCAAGATGCTGGAATGCGGCGCCGAACCCGCCGTGCCCAAGGAGCCCGACTGCCTGCTGGTCACGCTGCGCGACGACCACCTGGTCTGCGAGCCGCCCAACCCCATCCGCCGCTGCACGCCGCTCTCGGTCGCGAACTTCGCCCTGCACGAGAACGCCAGCCCCATCCACCACCTGGAGCCGGGCGGGATGCTGGACACGGAGCATGTGCGCTTCGACCCCGTCTCCGACCGCGCCGTGCGCGTCTCCGGCATGACCTGGACGCCGGCCGACACCTACACCGTGAAGCTGGAGGGTGTGGAGCGCGCGGGCTATCGCGCCATCACCCTCTGCGGCACGCGCGACCCGGTGCTGATCGGCCAGATTGACGACTACCTGAAGGGCCACCGGCAGCGCGTGGAGATGAAGACCCAGGCCATCGGCATCCCGGGCCATGCGTGGCAGATGAAGCTGCGCGTCTATGGGCAGGATGGCGTGATGGGCGCCTGGGAACAGGCCGCGACCACGGCGCCGCACGAACTCGGCTTCGTGGTGGAGGTGCTGGCCGACAGCCAGGAGATCGCCGACGGCGTGCTGGCCGTGGCCCGCACCAGCCTGCTGCACGCGGACTTCCCGGGCCGCCTGTGCCGCGAGGGGAACATGGCCTTTCCCTTCTCGCCCTCCGACATTCCGCTGGGGCCGCTGTATCGTTTCAGCGTGTTCCATCTCTGCGTGCCGGATGATCCCTACGCGCTGTTCCCCATCGAGCATGAACGGGTCTGA
- a CDS encoding DUF4387 domain-containing protein, translated as MPRIRDIAQVCKSKNAGPFLVTIDVLFEDASVYRQVKATGVLNAALFARLYGVPEEKVLFTPYDAALAFKATLPRLVPAGDFGDTDVYGAQQHAPLLEVEVPLNA; from the coding sequence ATGCCACGCATTCGCGACATCGCGCAGGTCTGCAAGAGCAAGAATGCCGGCCCCTTCCTCGTCACCATTGACGTGCTGTTCGAGGATGCTTCGGTCTACCGCCAGGTGAAGGCGACGGGGGTGCTGAACGCGGCGCTCTTCGCGCGTCTCTACGGCGTGCCGGAGGAGAAGGTGCTCTTCACCCCCTATGACGCCGCGCTGGCCTTCAAGGCCACGCTGCCGCGCCTGGTGCCGGCGGGCGATTTCGGCGACACCGACGTCTATGGCGCCCAGCAGCACGCGCCCCTGCTGGAGGTGGAGGTGCCTCTGAACGCTTGA
- a CDS encoding DMT family transporter — protein MGMAWLTLGAAGLFEIAWAVGLKYTVGFTRLWPSVFTVSAMVASFWLLSLALKVLPIGTAYAVWTGIGATGTAIIGMAFLGDAVSLPRLLGIGMIVGGILVLKAAG, from the coding sequence ATGGGCATGGCCTGGCTGACCCTTGGCGCCGCGGGCCTCTTCGAGATCGCCTGGGCGGTGGGGCTGAAATACACGGTGGGGTTCACGCGGCTCTGGCCGTCGGTCTTCACCGTCTCCGCGATGGTGGCGAGCTTCTGGCTGCTGTCGCTGGCGCTGAAGGTGCTGCCGATCGGCACGGCCTATGCGGTGTGGACCGGCATCGGCGCCACCGGCACGGCCATCATCGGCATGGCCTTCCTGGGCGATGCGGTGAGCCTGCCGCGGCTGCTGGGCATCGGCATGATCGTGGGCGGGATCCTGGTGCTGAAGGCGGCCGGGTAG
- a CDS encoding DUF3297 family protein → MTDTPTLPDRLSSDPSSPFYNEELLKRGVGIRFKGQEKTNVEEYCVSEGWVRVSMGKSVDRKGRPLTLKLTGPVEPYLHEETPGG, encoded by the coding sequence ATGACCGATACCCCCACCCTCCCCGACCGTCTCTCCAGCGACCCCAGCAGCCCCTTCTACAACGAGGAATTGTTGAAGCGCGGCGTGGGCATCCGCTTCAAGGGGCAGGAGAAGACCAATGTCGAGGAGTATTGCGTCTCCGAAGGCTGGGTGCGCGTCAGCATGGGCAAGAGCGTGGACCGCAAGGGCCGCCCGCTGACCCTGAAGCTGACGGGGCCGGTGGAGCCTTACCTGCATGAGGAAACGCCTGGGGGCTGA